DNA from Coffea eugenioides isolate CCC68of unplaced genomic scaffold, Ceug_1.0 ScVebR1_3312;HRSCAF=4506, whole genome shotgun sequence:
GTGTGCACTCAATAAATGCAACTGCTTTTTGTACTTTTCATTTGCTTGTCACCTGTAGGATTCCAATTTAAGAAATATTCTTTACTTTGCTGTCCACTCTATATATCTGCTGCTGTTTCTTTGTGTTCTTAATTTACTTGTCATCTGTAGACTTGGGTTGCCATTGGTGTTCAAGTCTAGCTTCGACAAAGCTAACCGGACTTCCTCTAAATCATTTCGTGGCCCTGGCTTGACTGAAGGCTTGAAGGTATTCATATCTAGGCCTCTTTTTGGTGCTTTATGGTATTCAACATCTATTTGACTAATTTCTGAAGACTATACTCAGATAAACAGGAAGAGAGGaatttgaagaaagaagttttttttttttcatcattctTTAGTTAACTATTACGTCACAAATTTTCACAGTTTTCCGTTAGCACCCCTTTTCTGTGATTGACTTTTGCTTCACATATGTGCGAGTTGAATTTTTGACAATGAGGTTTCATTATAGCTAATTCCTGAAGctctcattttcattttctgatAGATACTTGAAAAAGTGAAAGTTGAATATGACATTCCCGTAATCACTGATGTTCACGAAACAATACAGGTAAGTTTATTATTTTTCCCCACCAGAATTCTACTGCATTCTGTGCATTTCCTGAATCCTTCTCctgtttttattttgaattatgCTGTGGCAGACTTCTAAGGTGTAGCGTCTCTTGTATGCAGATACCCTGCTGCACATGCTATGTTATTTGCCGTGAACTTTAACCTCACCTAATTTGATAGTTAATCATCTGAAAATTCTCACATGTACATTTATGTGGTTTACATCTAAGTTAATCTTGTTAATTACCCAGCCAAGAAGACATTTAAACCATGACACCTAATTTTTCGAGGCAAATATGGGTCCTTTGTGCTCAATTATATTTAGTTACTGATGTTGACTTCTAAGTTCCAAGTCTTCTTTTTACACTTTCTTGGATAAATGAGCATGGATGAGTAGGTAGCTTGAACTTTGCATTCCACAGGTATCATTTGCTTTCTGTTGGAGAAATCACGTGATCACCGCTTAAATGTCTTTTCCCTTCCATGCCATGTAAAGGTTTAGGCCTTGTTTATACAGCaattttctaaagaaaaattgctacgttttccgtgaacacattttccaatcacctttttacctcacaaatatcaaatcgctacagtaatttttctaccaaaaattcagaaaattgcaatccaaacaaagccttTCCTGTTTGTTTTTTAACTGAATCATCAAATGCCAATCAACATATCTAGTGTACAAAGTGGTGGTGAAATGAAAACACTGACAGTCTGTAATACTTGTTTTGCCAGTGTGAAGCAGTTGGAAGGGTTGCCGACATAATTCAGATACCTGCTTTCCTCTGTCGACAGGTAAGATTGATCCCATAGCTAATTTTGCACGATGATGATTTTACATCTCATGGTAAAAGAGATAGTAACATGCAACTTAAAAGGTAAAATTGATAATTTCAATTGGCTCTTTGACTGACAGACAGATCTGCTAGTTGCAGCTGCTCAGACTGGGAAGATAATTAATATTAAGAAGGGCCAATTTTGTGCACCTTCTGTAAGTGGCAAGTTTTTTTGTCTTTCTGCTCTTCTTTTATGTCCTTCAACCATGCATACATGCATACATACCCAGATATTTTAAGTCCACGTGTACATGCATACATTCCCAGATAAGAAACTGACAATCAAGCATCTGGCCAGGTCATGGTGAATTCTGCTGAAAAGGTTAGGCTGGCAGGAAATCCAAATGTTATGGTCTGTGAGAGAGGAACGATGTTTGGCTATAGTAAGTCGTTTTCAGTTTCTTGCCCAATTGTTTGTCCATAACCTGGCATTTCCCTGTTACTGACTGCTACTGAAATATTACCTTGATATATCCAAGTAAAGAAAGCTTAGCTTATTAGACCATCTAACTCTATTTAATTTGGATACCATTGTTTGAAGGATAGGTGCGAACTATGTTATATTGGACAATCAGAGAGATTTTTTGAGTTTCTGAAAGTTTTACTTGTGTACTTTTTAAAGTTGATTTGAttctggaatttcatgaataaaAGTTGTTTCTATGTTTCCTGAAATTCAAACAGTGTATTGTGTTGTATTTGTCTGCTGTACTTCAgatgatttggttgttgatccACGCAACCTGGAATGGATGAGGGAAGCCAATTGTCCAGTGGTAAGATATGCATTCCTTCTCATGCATACAAGCTGTTACTTAACATGTTCTAGCAAATAGAGCATTTGCTTTACCAACTTTGGGTCATATAATGCTGCTTTCAGTATTATATCATTTTCTGAAGGCTACTTTTGTTGTCAATTGGTTACCATCTACAGGTGGCTGACATAACACATTCATTACAACAACCTGCAGGAAAAAAGGTTTGGATTACTTTATGACGTATAGATTGATGCTAGAGTAACATTTATGTTTGATTCAAATAAACTCTGTGGCTTGTTCAGCCGAAAGAAAGATATACCTAGTTGTTAACTTCAGAATTTGGAGGAAAAGGGGTATTCTATTGGCCGGCAGATTAGAAAATGATAAACAACAAACTATTTGTTTAAAAGAATGATACTCCATGACGGATAGAGATAGCTGAAACTGATAAATGATGCTTTAATTATCAAAATAGTTGTAAGCAAGGTAATGTACAAACAAAGATCTGAAGATAATGCtaatgttttgaattttgtttacaAATAATTGACTTATTACCATAATAAAAtacatttattcatttttaaacaGCTGGAAGGAGGTGGCGTTGCCAGTGGTGGTCTCCGTGAATTAATACCTTGCATTGCCAGGACAGCAGTTGCTGTTGGCGTGGATGGCATCTTTATGGAGGTATAAAAAGGAATTGGTGATTGACAAAGAGTATTTCTCGTTGATGTCTAGAATTCTTTGGATTAAATAGATTtgcttggaaaattttgaattggtgaTGCTTTTGACCTTGGTTAATATGACTATTTCTCAGTCAGCTTGTTGACTTTTGAACTCTATTGTTTACTCTTAACTAGCTTGGTTTTCTCGGTTATTAGGTGCATAATGACCCCTTAAGTGCTCCAGTTGATGGCCCAACGCAATGGGTAAGTTTTCTGCCCACTGCCCAAATTTCTCGGTCTCTGAGAACGTGTCCTATTTTGTAGTGCTTCCCTATAAAAGTGTTACAAGTTCACTAAGCTAATCAAATTTACCTTTATTTCGACTTGTTCCCCCTGTCTTGTGGATAGCCTCTTCGCCATTTTGAGGAACTGTTAGAAGAGCTTGTGTCAATTGCTGTAAGTTACCTGTCCCTGAACCACTGCATAGTGATGAAAGATGCATATCATTTTCTGATTTCCAGCCCTTCGGTTATTTTTATTGGATAGTTGGACATTGAGTGAATGCAATGTCTTGCCATTGAACCTATAGCTCCAGGATGCTGTGAATGATTAACCTATTTATTTATGACTATCCATTTGTTGGCTTTGAGACTATTGTCTTAGATATGCGCTCTTGCATATTTAAAGATACTCCAAATATGCCTGTGTTTAGACTGGTGGCTCAGCATTTTGGGCTATTGGCCCTTTTGACTCAGCATCACATTTTGTTCAGTTGCTTGCAATGTTACAACTCCATAGTTATAATggtcctttttcccttttttgtttttctttcaaCTGATTTAAAATTATGGTTTTGCAGAAGGTTAGCAAGGGGAAGCAACAGTTTAGAATTGATCTCTCTCCATTTCAAGATtagagaggtttctgaaatttctcTATGTAAGTATGCAATCTAGTACCACCAACGCATTTCCTCTTCTCTTTCAACATTTTAACATCAAGGTAACTATAGGTGAACTTGCACATCTTTTTACCTAAAACCAGTTGACAAGAACAAACAACTTCTGACTTTCGAGATTTCAGTGATGAAATGATTAAAGTAGTAACTGAATGGACACCAAAGTTGTACATCTCTTTGATTTCAATATTACGCTTAGACTAAGCGATAATCATTTTTGCCGAAAAAGCTGTTGGACTTGAATGAGTAAGACACTTGTGCTAAAATCTGTTCATACACTGATACCATACATTTGCATCTCTTTTTGCTGGTCACGCTTTAGATGAATCAAAATAGTGAAATGTGGTTATCTAATTGGTTTAAATGTGTTTGCCTTCCTTGAACAGAGTTATTGAAGCCCATACTTATTAAGTCGGATTGCATTATAACTTGACTGTCCTATGCTTCACTAGATTAACCTTTCACCATAATTTGAAGTTGTTTAGCCTTTCCTTTTTCGGTATTTTATCAAACAGGCAAAAGCCTCTGGAGTCCTAAGCATGCTTCAGTTGCTAGAGTAGCAGCATATGGATGAGAGGTGCTGGGAGAATCATTCCTGAGGGGACAGGAATGGCCCTTACTATGATTCAAGTGTACGCTTGGCAATATGTTGAAGAATTATAAGAATGTGTCTTTAGATAATTTGTGGAAGCATATATTTGTGGTAGAAGATTAGAACAGTGGGAAGCAAAATCTCTGCACACAGAGAGTCACCTAAACTATGGGGGAGTAGTTATTTAGAGggcctcttttttctttttttttctaatttttttcatttttgcccTCTTGCTTTCATGTGGAAATGGATGATTCAAAACACCGGGGCCGGGTaggggaaaaaagagaaagacgccgtgaaattcttttttctctctttagCAAGCCACCATTCTTTGCAGAAATCCAGAATTACCATGGGTTTTGGACTTTCAAGTCATGCCACTGTACAGAGTTTGCTATTCGTACCAATTATCCTCAAATAATCTGGACAAGAATGGGAGTTTATTGCTAAAATAACTCTCCTTCTAAAAAATATACCCAAAGTAAcgtaattttaaaatttattaccttTATAATCTTTTTTTTGCCATATAGGTTGCACATGTGTCAGGACAGAGATAGATGCAcactttatttcttttttccatttaatATCTTTTTCGATTCTCTCTCTCGTgtattttttcctttcattGTCTTTTCCTTGTCAAACGTAATTTTGAGAAGTCAATATTTATATTAACAGTATATAAAAATTCATTATCATCCTTGATAATATCAAGGTAAACAAAGattattcttttatcttttctattgtgcaatttttgaaacatTGCTATGGcgttcaaaaaaattttaatagtaaTTGTATAACAAATGATTTCTCACAccgtgtgtttgataaaatgtctAGGAGAAAATAATATAGCAGTTTTTAGTTTGCAATTGAAAActtgaaaatttcagttttattacATCTTGTAAAAGCTTTTTTCAAAGAGTAAGAATGATAATATAAACAAATATAATAACCTTGAAGTTTTTGTAACTTTTTCTTGTTATTGCTTAcaatttttgttgcaatttttgaatttttcaaatttaattcttgaaaaaatatatgcaataGGTTTGATTcatttcaagaaaaatatagagaCCAATCATAGTAAGGTCAATAATggtagaatttattttaaataattataagaaaattatCAAAGTTATGCAATCTTATTGTGTCTctatgattaaaaaaaaattaaaaattttaactcaTGTTGGAAACTATAAACTAGATCAAAACTTTCCTTTCTTGTTATCCTACATGGCAATCAAGATAATAAGGTGGCAATAATAACATCATTATGGGAATAAAGTTTGAAAGTGAATCATATTGAGactattttttagaaaaagtgTTATTTTAGCAAAAAAAACTCCAAGAATGGCTACATCTGACAGTGAACGAGTAACTaggaaaataaggaaaataaTTACCTTATCAGACGCAcaacaaaaagaataaaattctTTAGTTAGTCAGATATTAGTGATC
Protein-coding regions in this window:
- the LOC113757783 gene encoding 2-dehydro-3-deoxyphosphooctonate aldolase 1-like isoform X1, whose amino-acid sequence is MYLPITREEMGSTNALFNQLKTAEPFFVIAGPNVIESEQHILYMAKHIKAITSRLGLPLVFKSSFDKANRTSSKSFRGPGLTEGLKILEKVKVEYDIPVITDVHETIQCEAVGRVADIIQIPAFLCRQTDLLVAAAQTGKIINIKKGQFCAPSVMVNSAEKVRLAGNPNVMVCERGTMFGYMYCVVFVCCTSDDLVVDPRNLEWMREANCPVVADITHSLQQPAGKKLEGGGVASGGLRELIPCIARTAVAVGVDGIFMEVHNDPLSAPVDGPTQWPLRHFEELLEELVSIAKVSKGKQQFRIDLSPFQD
- the LOC113757783 gene encoding 2-dehydro-3-deoxyphosphooctonate aldolase 1-like isoform X2: MGSTNALFNQLKTAEPFFVIAGPNVIESEQHILYMAKHIKAITSRLGLPLVFKSSFDKANRTSSKSFRGPGLTEGLKILEKVKVEYDIPVITDVHETIQCEAVGRVADIIQIPAFLCRQTDLLVAAAQTGKIINIKKGQFCAPSVMVNSAEKVRLAGNPNVMVCERGTMFGYMYCVVFVCCTSDDLVVDPRNLEWMREANCPVVADITHSLQQPAGKKLEGGGVASGGLRELIPCIARTAVAVGVDGIFMEVHNDPLSAPVDGPTQWPLRHFEELLEELVSIAKVSKGKQQFRIDLSPFQD
- the LOC113757783 gene encoding 2-dehydro-3-deoxyphosphooctonate aldolase 1-like isoform X3; protein product: MYLPITREEMGSTNALFNQLKTAEPFFVIAGPNVIESEQHILYMAKHIKAITSRLGLPLVFKSSFDKANRTSSKSFRGPGLTEGLKILEKVKVEYDIPVITDVHETIQCEAVGRVADIIQIPAFLCRQTDLLVAAAQTGKIINIKKGQFCAPSVMVNSAEKVRLAGNPNVMVCERGTMFGYNDLVVDPRNLEWMREANCPVVADITHSLQQPAGKKLEGGGVASGGLRELIPCIARTAVAVGVDGIFMEVHNDPLSAPVDGPTQWPLRHFEELLEELVSIAKVSKGKQQFRIDLSPFQD